The Streptomonospora litoralis genome window below encodes:
- a CDS encoding polysaccharide pyruvyl transferase family protein, whose amino-acid sequence MRALVTGWFGFLHGEATAGDAGAAAAVSAALREAGIAHDVGRSPNTRIDGPVLDDVSPDDYDHLVFVCGPAHGRQVRELHARFARCRRIAVGVSVVDPADEAVRGFHTVVPRDGATHAPLPDLAVASPYAPEVPVVGVTQAPGQPEYGDRGDHAEVHAELARWLTTKDCARVPLDTRLDTSDPEHCATYTQFDALVRRVDLVVTTRLHGLALALRNGVPAVAVDPVVGGAKVSAQAYALGWPAVVAADEENRGSLGFHARLDALWDWCRSPAARTRTGWAAAIARGRSPLVEGLLDALARSDARRGDLQEA is encoded by the coding sequence ATGCGAGCTTTGGTCACCGGCTGGTTCGGCTTCCTGCACGGCGAGGCGACCGCGGGCGACGCGGGGGCGGCCGCGGCCGTCAGTGCGGCGCTGCGCGAGGCGGGTATCGCCCACGACGTCGGCCGCAGCCCCAACACCCGTATCGACGGGCCGGTCCTGGACGACGTATCCCCTGACGACTACGACCACCTCGTCTTCGTCTGCGGCCCGGCGCACGGCCGGCAGGTACGCGAGCTGCACGCGCGGTTCGCCCGCTGCCGCCGCATCGCCGTCGGCGTCTCGGTGGTCGATCCGGCCGACGAGGCCGTGCGCGGATTCCACACCGTCGTCCCGCGCGACGGCGCCACCCACGCGCCCCTGCCCGACCTGGCCGTCGCCTCTCCCTACGCCCCGGAGGTACCGGTGGTCGGGGTGACGCAGGCCCCGGGCCAGCCCGAGTACGGCGACCGGGGTGACCACGCCGAGGTGCACGCCGAACTGGCACGCTGGCTGACGACGAAGGACTGCGCACGGGTCCCCCTGGATACCCGCCTGGACACCTCGGATCCGGAGCACTGCGCCACCTACACCCAGTTCGACGCGCTCGTGCGCCGCGTGGACCTCGTCGTGACCACCCGCCTGCACGGCCTGGCGCTCGCGCTGCGCAACGGCGTCCCGGCCGTCGCGGTGGACCCGGTGGTCGGCGGCGCCAAGGTCAGCGCGCAGGCGTACGCGCTGGGCTGGCCCGCCGTCGTGGCGGCCGACGAGGAGAACCGGGGCTCGCTCGGCTTCCACGCGCGCCTCGACGCCCTGTGGGACTGGTGCCGCTCCCCGGCCGCGCGGACGCGCACCGGATGGGCCGCCGCGATCGCCCGCGGGCGCTCGCCGCTGGTCGAGGGCCTGCTGGACGCGCTGGCGCGGTCCGATGCCCGCCGCGGCGACCTGCAGGAGGCGTGA
- a CDS encoding ATP-binding cassette domain-containing protein: MLAARHLTKRYGDTTAVDDLTFEVHPGRVTGFLGPNGAGKSTTFRLLLGLDRPSSGEALVGGRRYAEIARPAQEVGALLDASAAHPGRSARAHLLALARGSGIASPRVARVLETVGLSEVAGKRVGGFSLGMRQRLGIAAALLGDPATLVFDEPGNGLDLDGVLWVRRLVRELADEGRTVFFSSHLMSEMQLVADHLVVVGRGRLVIDAPMADVIDAWSRTRVTVRTPDTALLAGPLHRSRTAAGEPVEVQAGAGGELLVRGLEPEQVGELAHAAGARVHTLYREQGSLERAYLELTENAPQYRAEGADHRDSGGAGGADRAAHAGAHDPAATAVRQPDRQEHR, from the coding sequence ATGCTGGCCGCACGACATCTGACGAAACGCTACGGCGATACCACCGCCGTGGACGATCTCACCTTCGAGGTACACCCCGGCCGCGTCACCGGTTTCCTCGGCCCCAACGGGGCGGGAAAATCGACCACGTTTCGGCTGCTGCTGGGCCTGGACCGGCCCAGCAGCGGCGAGGCGCTGGTGGGCGGCCGCCGCTACGCCGAGATCGCCCGGCCCGCCCAAGAGGTCGGCGCGCTGCTGGACGCCTCGGCCGCCCACCCGGGACGCAGCGCCCGCGCCCACCTGCTGGCACTCGCGCGCGGCAGCGGGATCGCGTCGCCGCGTGTCGCGCGGGTGCTGGAGACGGTGGGGCTTTCCGAGGTCGCCGGCAAGCGTGTCGGCGGGTTCTCACTGGGCATGCGCCAACGGCTGGGCATCGCCGCCGCCCTGCTGGGCGACCCGGCGACACTGGTCTTCGACGAACCCGGCAACGGCCTGGACCTCGACGGCGTGCTTTGGGTACGCCGTCTGGTGCGCGAACTCGCCGACGAGGGCCGCACCGTGTTCTTCTCCAGCCACCTGATGAGCGAGATGCAACTGGTGGCCGACCACCTCGTGGTCGTCGGACGCGGGCGGCTGGTCATCGACGCGCCGATGGCCGACGTCATCGACGCCTGGTCGCGCACCCGGGTGACCGTGCGCACCCCCGACACCGCGCTGCTGGCCGGGCCGCTGCACCGATCGCGCACCGCTGCGGGCGAGCCCGTCGAGGTGCAGGCCGGCGCCGGGGGCGAACTGCTGGTCCGCGGACTCGAACCGGAACAGGTCGGCGAACTCGCACACGCCGCGGGAGCGCGGGTGCACACGCTGTACCGCGAGCAAGGGTCGCTGGAGCGGGCCTACCTCGAACTCACGGAGAACGCACCGCAGTACCGCGCCGAGGGGGCAGACCACCGGGACTCCGGCGGGGCGGGCGGCGCGGACCGTGCGGCACACGCCGGGGCGCACGATCCCGCGGCGACGGCCGTGCGGCAACCGGATCGGCAGGAGCACCGATGA
- a CDS encoding glycoside hydrolase family 15 protein, giving the protein MPLRIEDYALIGDTQTAALVGTDGSIDWLCLPRFDSGACFAELLGDSSNGYWSMAPAGPHRLLERRYRPDTLVLETEFGDGDDDGIVRVTDCMPVRDEHPDLVRRVEGLQGRVRVRSEAVVRTDYGGIVPWTRRFGRRLQFVAGPDTLYLDADVEFDLSEHGRPWTEFTVGEGETVDFRLAWIAPHASSPARVDVGEAIQRTSNWWREWAQRCSYDGEYRHQVVRSLITLKALTYSPSGATVAAPTTSLPEQLGGVRNWDYRFCWIRDATFTLLALLNSGYEEEAVAWREWALRAAAGEPAQMRIMYGIEGERRLPEVELDWLAGYADSRPVRAGNQAARHWQLDVYGELMDALHQARLRGIPPDQSAWKLQRALMEFLERSWRDPDNGIWEVRGPRRQFTHSKVMAWTAADRAIKAVEEFGLDGPVDRWKQLRQEIFDDVCEHGFDSRRGTFTQYYGSSALDASLLLLTTVGFLPADDERMTGTVKAIRNELMQDGFLQRYTMDGNSKEVDALPPGEGAFLPCTFWLADNLIMQGRVDEGRELFERLLERRNDVGLLSEEFDPAAGRLVGNYPQALSHIALVNTAIHLEREHGPIEQRAWTGQTAEDGD; this is encoded by the coding sequence ATGCCCCTGCGTATCGAAGACTACGCACTCATCGGAGACACCCAGACCGCGGCGCTCGTCGGCACCGACGGCAGCATCGACTGGCTGTGCCTGCCCCGATTCGACTCCGGCGCCTGCTTCGCCGAACTGCTGGGCGACTCCTCGAACGGCTACTGGAGCATGGCGCCCGCGGGACCGCACCGGCTGCTGGAGCGCCGCTACCGCCCCGATACGCTGGTGCTGGAGACCGAGTTCGGCGACGGCGACGACGACGGCATCGTCCGCGTCACCGACTGCATGCCGGTCCGCGACGAGCACCCCGACCTCGTCCGCCGCGTCGAGGGCCTCCAGGGACGCGTACGGGTCCGCTCCGAGGCCGTGGTGCGCACCGACTACGGCGGCATCGTCCCCTGGACGCGCAGGTTCGGCCGCCGACTGCAGTTCGTCGCCGGACCCGACACCCTCTACCTCGACGCGGACGTCGAATTCGACCTCAGCGAGCACGGCCGCCCGTGGACCGAGTTCACCGTCGGCGAGGGCGAGACCGTCGACTTCCGGTTGGCCTGGATCGCCCCGCACGCCTCCTCCCCGGCGCGCGTCGACGTGGGCGAGGCCATCCAGCGCACCTCGAACTGGTGGCGCGAGTGGGCGCAGCGCTGCTCCTACGACGGCGAATACCGCCACCAGGTGGTGCGTTCGCTGATCACCCTCAAGGCGCTGACCTACTCCCCCAGCGGCGCCACCGTCGCCGCGCCCACCACCTCGCTGCCCGAGCAGCTGGGCGGGGTGCGCAACTGGGACTACCGGTTCTGCTGGATCCGCGACGCCACCTTCACCCTGCTCGCGCTGCTGAACTCCGGCTACGAGGAGGAGGCGGTCGCGTGGCGGGAGTGGGCGCTGCGCGCGGCGGCCGGCGAACCCGCGCAGATGCGCATCATGTACGGGATCGAAGGCGAGCGGCGGTTGCCCGAGGTCGAGCTGGACTGGCTGGCCGGCTACGCCGATTCCCGGCCGGTGCGCGCCGGCAACCAGGCGGCGCGGCACTGGCAGCTGGACGTCTACGGCGAACTGATGGACGCGCTGCACCAGGCGCGCCTGCGCGGTATTCCGCCCGATCAGTCCGCGTGGAAGCTGCAGCGCGCCCTCATGGAGTTCCTGGAGCGCAGCTGGCGCGACCCGGACAACGGGATATGGGAGGTGCGCGGCCCCCGTCGGCAGTTCACCCACTCCAAGGTGATGGCCTGGACGGCCGCGGACCGCGCGATCAAGGCCGTCGAGGAGTTCGGCCTGGACGGCCCCGTCGACCGATGGAAGCAGCTGCGCCAGGAGATCTTCGACGACGTGTGCGAGCACGGCTTCGACTCCCGGCGCGGCACGTTCACCCAGTACTACGGCTCCTCGGCGCTGGACGCGTCGCTGCTGCTGCTCACCACGGTCGGCTTCCTGCCGGCCGACGACGAGCGGATGACCGGCACGGTCAAGGCGATCCGCAACGAGCTCATGCAGGACGGGTTTCTGCAGCGCTACACCATGGACGGGAACAGCAAGGAGGTCGACGCCCTGCCGCCGGGGGAAGGCGCGTTCCTGCCGTGCACGTTCTGGTTGGCCGACAACCTCATCATGCAGGGCCGCGTCGACGAGGGCCGCGAGCTCTTCGAACGCCTGCTGGAACGGCGCAACGACGTCGGACTGCTGTCCGAGGAGTTCGACCCCGCGGCCGGTCGGCTCGTGGGCAACTACCCACAGGCGCTCTCCCACATCGCGCTGGTCAACACCGCGATCCACCTGGAGCGCGAGCACGGCCCAATCGAGCAGCGCGCCTGGACCGGGCAGACCGCGGAGGACGGCGACTGA
- a CDS encoding SDR family oxidoreductase, producing the protein MAEHARVVVITGASGGVGRATAREFASRGDRIALLARGEEGLAGAAEDVRQAGGTPLEVPVDVADAAAVDRAAERVEAELGPVDVWINDAFTGVFAPVRDIEPEEFRRVTEVAYLGYVYGTKAALARMLPRDRGTIVQVGSALAYRGIPLQSAYCAAKHAVQGFHESLRCELLHDGSGVSTTMVQLPAMNTPQFEWVLSRLPRHTQPVPPIYQPEIAARAIARAADRPRPREYLVGGSTVQTVLGNRLAPWLLDRILARSGYASQQTAEKREARAPANLWRPADSADGRDYGAHGSFDDRGRAVSVQQWAARRSGRIAAAALGTTAAAGAVTWRLLRRSKK; encoded by the coding sequence ATGGCCGAACATGCCAGAGTCGTGGTGATCACCGGGGCGAGCGGCGGAGTCGGCCGCGCCACCGCCCGGGAGTTCGCGTCGCGCGGCGACCGCATCGCGCTGCTCGCGCGCGGCGAGGAAGGACTCGCCGGTGCCGCCGAGGACGTCCGGCAGGCGGGCGGCACGCCGCTGGAGGTGCCGGTCGACGTAGCCGACGCCGCCGCCGTCGACCGCGCGGCCGAGCGCGTCGAGGCGGAACTGGGCCCCGTGGACGTGTGGATCAACGACGCTTTCACCGGCGTGTTCGCCCCGGTCCGCGACATCGAGCCGGAGGAGTTCCGGCGGGTCACCGAGGTGGCCTACCTGGGTTACGTCTACGGCACCAAGGCCGCGCTGGCGCGCATGCTGCCAAGGGACAGGGGCACGATCGTCCAGGTGGGTTCGGCGCTGGCCTACCGCGGCATCCCGCTGCAGTCGGCGTACTGCGCCGCCAAGCACGCGGTGCAAGGCTTCCACGAGTCGCTGCGGTGCGAACTGCTGCACGACGGCTCCGGCGTGTCCACCACGATGGTGCAACTGCCCGCCATGAACACCCCGCAGTTCGAATGGGTGCTGTCGCGGCTGCCGCGGCATACGCAGCCGGTACCGCCGATCTACCAGCCGGAGATCGCCGCCCGTGCCATCGCCCGCGCCGCCGACCGCCCGCGGCCGCGCGAATACCTGGTGGGCGGTTCCACCGTGCAGACCGTCCTGGGCAACCGGCTGGCGCCGTGGCTGCTCGACCGGATCCTCGCCCGGTCCGGCTACGCCTCGCAGCAGACGGCCGAGAAGCGGGAGGCTCGTGCACCGGCCAACCTGTGGCGCCCCGCTGACAGCGCCGACGGCCGGGACTACGGCGCGCACGGCTCGTTCGACGACCGCGGCCGCGCCGTCAGCGTCCAGCAGTGGGCCGCCCGGCGCAGCGGGCGGATCGCCGCGGCCGCACTCGGCACCACGGCGGCCGCCGGCGCGGTCACCTGGCGCCTGCTGCGCCGATCGAAGAAGTAG
- a CDS encoding NADH-quinone oxidoreductase subunit J translates to MAEWIVFAVCALAAVASAVAVFRVDSMARATFALLASFVFTAVPVLLLGLSYLGVLIVLMMTMEMVVMAVFMIMFMMNPAGLMPMKMLHNNKGAAIISVGAFCVLAAGALLVPWPSAPAPPPPADPALQLGEAIMGPHMLVMMVAGLVLFATMVAGVVLATDRGRYDRYGDDLRARRGDDPIRGGVGR, encoded by the coding sequence ATGGCCGAGTGGATCGTCTTCGCCGTCTGCGCGCTCGCCGCGGTCGCCTCGGCGGTCGCGGTGTTCCGCGTCGACTCCATGGCCCGGGCCACGTTCGCGCTGCTGGCGTCGTTCGTCTTCACCGCGGTGCCGGTGCTGCTGCTCGGCCTGTCCTATCTCGGGGTGCTGATCGTGTTGATGATGACCATGGAGATGGTCGTCATGGCCGTCTTCATGATCATGTTCATGATGAACCCGGCCGGTCTGATGCCGATGAAGATGCTGCACAACAACAAGGGCGCGGCGATCATCTCCGTCGGCGCCTTCTGCGTCCTGGCCGCCGGCGCGCTGCTCGTGCCCTGGCCGAGCGCGCCCGCGCCGCCTCCCCCGGCCGATCCCGCGCTCCAACTGGGCGAGGCGATCATGGGGCCGCACATGCTGGTGATGATGGTCGCCGGACTGGTGCTGTTCGCGACCATGGTCGCCGGGGTCGTGCTCGCGACCGACCGCGGCCGCTACGACCGCTACGGCGACGACCTGCGGGCCCGCCGCGGCGACGACCCGATCCGCGGAGGTGTCGGCCGGTGA
- a CDS encoding NADH-quinone oxidoreductase subunit H, translating to MAEPVHWWGLLIAPALLAALAYAAAAGSAVLAARAAGAPAAAAAAEPAREAAGLLLRRHRTVPGADALLGRLGTASVPVAAVLAVLVVPVGGYAIADLSIGVVWFNAMEVLLWAGLWTAGWGANSVWGLVGGYRFVIQGLSYELPHMFALTTAALGAGSLRVGDVVAAQQGVWFAAVMPVAFAVYLVSALAMSFRPPFDQPLGADIAGGAAAEAAGPDRLVLLAGRHLMLAAAAAMAVPLFLGGGAGPLLPGWAWSLLKAAAVLALLVWAGSRLPALRMDRFAEVGWLVLLPLVLLQALAVSVFVLAGWM from the coding sequence ATGGCTGAGCCCGTGCATTGGTGGGGACTGCTGATCGCCCCGGCCCTGCTCGCAGCACTGGCCTACGCGGCCGCCGCCGGCTCCGCGGTGCTGGCGGCCAGGGCGGCTGGTGCGCCCGCGGCCGCGGCGGCGGCCGAACCCGCCCGGGAGGCCGCCGGCCTGCTGCTGCGCCGCCACCGCACGGTGCCGGGTGCGGACGCGCTGCTGGGCCGCCTGGGCACAGCGAGCGTGCCCGTGGCGGCGGTGCTGGCCGTGCTCGTCGTCCCCGTCGGCGGGTACGCCATCGCGGACCTGTCCATCGGCGTCGTGTGGTTCAACGCCATGGAGGTGCTGCTGTGGGCCGGACTCTGGACGGCCGGCTGGGGCGCGAACTCGGTCTGGGGCCTGGTGGGCGGCTACCGCTTCGTCATCCAGGGCCTCTCCTACGAACTGCCGCACATGTTCGCGCTGACCACGGCCGCGCTGGGCGCGGGCTCCCTGCGCGTGGGAGACGTCGTCGCCGCTCAGCAGGGCGTGTGGTTCGCGGCCGTGATGCCGGTGGCCTTCGCCGTCTACCTGGTCTCGGCACTGGCCATGTCCTTCCGGCCGCCGTTCGACCAGCCCCTAGGAGCTGACATCGCGGGTGGGGCGGCCGCCGAGGCGGCCGGTCCCGACCGGCTGGTGCTTCTCGCCGGGCGCCATCTGATGCTGGCCGCCGCTGCCGCGATGGCCGTTCCGCTGTTCCTGGGCGGCGGCGCCGGCCCGCTGTTGCCGGGCTGGGCGTGGTCGCTGCTCAAGGCCGCCGCCGTGCTCGCGCTGCTGGTGTGGGCGGGGAGCCGGCTTCCGGCACTTCGCATGGACCGGTTCGCCGAGGTCGGCTGGCTGGTGCTGCTGCCGCTGGTGCTGCTGCAGGCGCTCGCGGTGTCCGTCTTCGTCCTCGCGGGTTGGATGTGA
- a CDS encoding NADH-quinone oxidoreductase subunit A: MDSFWPALALLAVAVAGVLGVYGAAALVGVGGAPLSREPYLGGVPVTEHAVSRFHVRWYAVTLLFLAFDMEMVFMYPWVLVVAEKGVHAVAEMFGFLAVLVVAVVYAWREGAFRWT, translated from the coding sequence ATGGACTCCTTCTGGCCCGCGCTCGCCCTGCTCGCCGTCGCCGTCGCCGGCGTGCTGGGCGTCTACGGCGCCGCGGCGCTGGTCGGCGTCGGCGGAGCTCCGCTGTCGCGGGAGCCGTACCTGGGGGGAGTTCCGGTCACCGAGCACGCGGTCTCGCGCTTCCACGTCCGCTGGTACGCCGTGACGCTGCTCTTCCTGGCCTTCGACATGGAGATGGTCTTCATGTACCCGTGGGTGCTCGTCGTCGCGGAGAAGGGTGTGCACGCCGTCGCCGAGATGTTCGGCTTCCTGGCGGTGCTGGTCGTCGCGGTCGTCTACGCCTGGCGGGAGGGGGCCTTCAGGTGGACGTGA